One Cryptomeria japonica chromosome 9, Sugi_1.0, whole genome shotgun sequence genomic window carries:
- the LOC131073901 gene encoding cytokinin hydroxylase, with protein sequence MFTMENIGCFSMLFTSLVVGISSFMVSFLIKYWWRPWTIYRALKKRGFKGPAPRFLVGNLLDIANIMEKEHAKDLPAIHHDIRNRVFPFFVKWAQQYGERFVIWFGHEPRIVLTDPGEIKELLSSKNLSNSGVSPLQQEFFSVAFGKSLVAVNGERWAQQRRVVAPAFHIEKLKAVIGISARCTKEMLDEWRFIEDKACEIELTAPMKNLTANIMIESQYGLDSKRGKDIFENMNSLEGLILESFRYLWIPCGRFLPTATNREIWKWNRRMEQNVKFMIQERLNRGSYGNDLLGLMLSEINQFSADGENISYTMQQLMDESKTFFLAGKENTSNLICWALLLLALNPHWQDKARQEAKDICGTQDPTTDSVKDLKVIGMILKETLRLYSPAPGIIKQTFTDLKLGEDGLVIPKGVSVIVDILTVHRDPKLWGADANEFNPSRFAEGISKAGNHPSAFIPFSSGPRSCIGQNFVVLQAKVIMAMVLKDLKFSISPHYRHAPVAFLSLSPQYGMPIMVERVLS encoded by the exons ATGTTTACAATGGAGAACATTGGTTGTTTTTCCATGCTATTTACATCTCTTGTAGTTGGCATATCGTCTTTCATGGTCAGTTTCTTAATAAAATACTGGTGGAGGCCATGGACAATCTACAGAGCTCTCAAAAAACGAGGATTCAAAGGTCCTGCACCTCGTTTTTTGGTAGGTAATCTTCTTGACATAGCCAACATCATGGAGAAGGAGCATGCCAAGGATTTGCCTGCCATTCATCATGACATCAGGAACAGGGTTTTCCCCTTCTTTGTCAAATGGGCACAACAATATG GAGAAAGGTTTGTGATTTGGTTTGGTCATGAGCCTAGAATAGttctgacagatccaggagagatCAAGGAACTGCTATCTTCCAAAAACTTGAGTAATTCAGGGGTATCTCCTTTACAACAGGAATTTTTTTCAGTAGCATTTGGAAAAAGCTTGGTTGCAGTTAATGGGGAAAGGTGGGCTCAACAGCGCAGAGTTGTTGCCCCTGCATTTCATATAGAAAAACTTAAG GCAGTAATTGGGATCTCAGCAAGATGCACCaaagaaatgttggatgaatggagatttattgaagacaaagcttgtgaaatagAGCTAACAGCTCCGATGAAGAATCTTACAGCAAATATTATGATCGAGAGTCAATATGGATTGGATTCCAAAAGAGGAAAAGACATATTTGAAAATATGAACTCTTTGGAAGGTTTGATCCTTGAATCATTTCGATACTTATGGATTCCTTGTGGCAG ATTCCTTCCAACAGCTACAAATCGGGAAATTTGGAAATGGAACAGGAGGATGGAACAGAACGTTAAATTCATGATTCAGGAACGACTAAACAGGGGGTCATATGGAAATGACCTTCTTGGTTTGATGCTATCAGAAATAAATCAATTCTCAGCAGATGGGGAAAACATTAGCTATACAATGCAGCAGCTAATGGACGAGAGCAAAACGTTCTTTTTAGCTGGGAAGGAGAACACAAGTAATCTGATTTGTTGGGCACTACTATTATTAGCACTCAATCCCCATTGGCAAGACAAAGCTCGGCAAGAAGCCAAAGACATTTGTGGAACCCAAGATCCCACTACAGACTCTGTAAAAGACCTCAAAGTT ATTGGAATGATATTGAAGGAGACACTTCGTTTGTACTCTCCAGCACCAGGAATAATTAAGCAGACATTCACAGACTTGAAGTTAGGAGAAGATGGCTTGGTGATTCCCAAGGGTGTCAGTGTGATTGTTGACATATTGACAGTCCACAGGGATCCAAAATTATGGGGTGCTGATGCAAATGAATTCAATCCAAGCCGTTTTGCAGAAGGAATAAGTAAAGCAGGTAATCATCCCTCTGCTTTCATTCCATTTTCTAGTGGGCCTCGATCGTGTATTGGACAGAACTTTGTAGTATTGCAGGCCAAGGTTATAATGGCCATGGTTTTGAAAGACTTGAAATTCAGCATTTCCCCACATTATAGGCATGCCCCTGTTGCTTTTCTTAGTCTTAGTCCTCAATATGGAATGCCAATTATGGTAGAAAGAGTCCTCTCTTGA